From Pedobacter indicus, a single genomic window includes:
- a CDS encoding TlpA disulfide reductase family protein, translating to MTRKYFPFCFYVLVSVLCLGKPSSAYPSGSLGGGGAIPAVDASSETDSATIDSITPLKIGDKIPDELWDYAFPVVSPHSDQVQYLTLGDFRDKLIILDFWATWCAPCISSLHKLDTLQQEFAGDLLVFPTSYEAQDKVTKFFADKGWSLPTAFDETHLKEYFPHRSIPHQVWIKGGEVMAIAGPEYASRENILSILKGEQVKMVAKEEDVGFDKSKPIDVTEENRVYQSSFTNRINAQIGGYRRRDNGITIYNLDLLGMLRLVYEDRLGSYPDNNRIIWEIDKETKDRMAADSSITNPSSAGKQKAMDWLGKNTYSYTLEMPKRTDPQLVMEIFKTDLARLLNSKFEVEASIEKRKVRSLVIHRVDKDNPTFSDQRIKPRFTKDGDTLTFINQPFDHLVKSLVATYYKEEKPFIDKSRYQGKMNLKIVMNPNKLKETINVLNSRGITIMEQEIEIEVLVISRKDKN from the coding sequence ATGACAAGAAAATACTTTCCGTTCTGTTTTTATGTTTTAGTATCAGTTCTCTGTTTGGGTAAGCCTTCATCGGCTTACCCTTCGGGGAGCCTTGGCGGGGGAGGAGCGATCCCTGCCGTTGATGCTAGCTCTGAAACAGACTCCGCAACAATAGACTCTATTACGCCTCTGAAGATAGGCGACAAAATACCGGACGAACTATGGGATTATGCCTTCCCAGTTGTAAGTCCGCATAGTGATCAGGTGCAATACCTGACGCTCGGCGACTTCCGTGATAAACTGATCATCCTTGATTTTTGGGCGACGTGGTGCGCACCGTGCATATCGTCACTGCACAAGCTCGATACCCTGCAACAGGAATTTGCAGGTGACCTATTGGTATTCCCCACCAGTTATGAAGCTCAGGATAAAGTTACCAAGTTTTTTGCGGATAAAGGATGGAGCTTGCCGACAGCTTTCGATGAAACTCACTTGAAGGAGTACTTTCCGCACCGGAGTATCCCTCATCAGGTTTGGATCAAAGGAGGGGAGGTGATGGCCATTGCAGGGCCGGAATATGCGAGTAGGGAGAATATTTTGTCAATACTAAAGGGGGAGCAGGTTAAGATGGTTGCAAAGGAAGAGGATGTGGGTTTTGATAAGTCAAAGCCCATTGATGTCACGGAAGAAAACCGTGTTTATCAATCGTCTTTTACAAACAGGATCAATGCTCAGATCGGAGGGTACCGTAGAAGGGATAACGGGATAACTATTTATAATCTTGATTTATTGGGGATGCTCCGATTGGTCTATGAAGATAGACTCGGTTCATATCCCGATAACAACCGTATCATTTGGGAAATTGATAAAGAGACAAAGGACCGCATGGCAGCTGATTCCTCAATTACAAATCCGTCGAGCGCAGGGAAGCAAAAAGCAATGGATTGGTTAGGAAAGAACACCTACAGTTATACACTTGAAATGCCCAAAAGGACGGATCCCCAACTTGTAATGGAAATATTCAAGACTGATCTGGCGCGGCTACTGAACTCTAAATTTGAAGTGGAGGCTAGTATAGAAAAGCGAAAGGTCAGGAGCTTGGTGATCCACCGCGTCGATAAAGACAATCCAACTTTCTCCGACCAGCGAATAAAACCCCGGTTCACAAAGGATGGGGACACACTCACCTTCATAAACCAGCCATTTGATCATTTAGTCAAGTCGCTAGTTGCTACGTATTACAAGGAAGAGAAGCCGTTCATCGACAAAAGCAGATATCAGGGAAAAATGAACCTGAAAATCGTAATGAACCCGAATAAGCTTAAGGAGACGATCAATGTACTGAACAGTCGTGGCATAACGATCATGGAACAGGAAATCGAGATTGAGGTGTTGGTGATATCAAGAAAGGACAAAAATTAG
- a CDS encoding LamG-like jellyroll fold domain-containing protein, which translates to MKIRNEERQFTQVKTLTHQGYTFIFATAPAEINGITFDEVYWCTLNPTLGTKSDESGDETDRILDNDQLLDDYWTALTPLNCATETRVIGMNLLSQEIPGEDDKRRPLTSVSLTQANPFVVVSDGDYVYVFRTTSLDTGYQATSGDKFPVGLLVDRFIFQRENVTLSHATETRYIRSENADVPASDKDSLGGQTMDGELFIEPTFLLPLDLELAPDDEFSVVRVPVDTNAAVWHIFAASGNNILSFSIPSTLLLPFDVSSLNGFNIFSNKNKLSYPLITPSAKYQPTYNDQQLTVTNISSTVYYQQEPAQNKDGDNLSMMTNAKVFLTLSGNSTNLLVVDLELGINGRLAGSSPTEWMDPSAEPNILQLSDAPFFGTALELNGRSDYISLPNTDARGNTFEIWIKPYADPKEYQSIIELQFGDNKSCGLCLTDDLRLGLFSLDNTSNNGMYKSMMDRLPPLPSHVWAHLTFSFNLTADDLNLRGYLNGYLVGSFVISAPTNRPTQVTVGGSLSTKAYYFKGAISEIRTWNLEPYDQNLFAYRSIDVLNPPEGVNVQHKDKIVAVFPLNEGKGNELFNQITGGSSATCYGGSWVSAASPSRISMPLACKRDKGLLAVRGTVLPGVQTQGAADLLASADGLIRMSYCRKDTHWGSLHYSTRTQRAQLILSWQSDSEKELAAKLRFMALISGTTFNLCSITISDDKNHKGMISITMSEDTTSTKKGLLEQWTNLPRKVSSIIDIINGRIPDSIEQPDAPRNYNYKENLIRLLNGTPFPEEELPDRPFPHASLLFAVSAIYQLDEDRDQSLPNEITANTLQFTWLACSDPRWLLDPIPAAVHQPLFKLSDDPKEKLQIDGDITLEAWARVQPDINGTILSQGDGNSPYLFGLINGRLYASKNKGDQQVWAQSVDAVVTKSTGSWTHLAASYHASWGLHLHDESYIKCGKLQIEPREAITVEAWVCPDEESINSGVTIPILSQWSEEDENRKFKLAIDPKGIPTFQAYDGKRKHYTSTSDILPLNPGQWTHISGVYRADGTRNILYFPSNKNSYAAVLENDGISRTMTIEMWIRPELKTTDRSTLISCVRNEKDKSNSFLEVAIGTDGKLKLYYYSKNKKLEEISTGLTIINKNDENALVDHHVAIVFDWKAKIITIYLDGIPHVLPALSIDPNFDTTKDAPLFGWLIGSAAKNIADDEVTETQKHYVGGMWDVRMWTTCRSEQQIIDHMNFPVSTVESGLLGYWKMNNTPVNTSTSSDNDDSDSTTQQMNFKVQPRITNAVNSVSAEVAGSAYYTAVKVKPKVELYVNGQLTVSNTFSEYKKPEKLLTSEAALLIGKKDTNDSPILSAIVDDIRIWNTARLPAQIDYYQKSPVNSPTERADLAAYWNFDQGEGLQVPDETGGNPGKIVGIRNINDSDMDVPYWVPTPITSYWTLYVNGQKAPMDTMAPKMEISSQEAWLGSSDGINAFNGYLNEVRLWDIQRDHRAIQLSLNQRLMNDENGLIAYWPCNDNQGSGINLDIALSDRTNNPCDAHYVENNPSQQIWPSTNDNNSNLPYPVPVSDDAQYAINFSNGIQTPATDEVILSSPPAVVELDAASGTVRVGICSDPFSILLNTTKEPDATELVYLGQIQTGARIVGYIEGAPPLPSENMGIEQSSNPDKYLGASSVTLAQGDEVTYSGISKFSWGRAMDLDFTIGAGAKVKAKVESPVSESDTVEGHGKHLVHLKADGDYNIRAVNTAQVFENTNTKSTLVMAGAFEQNLYNIGNFTKDQRQVQSRRIYRPNNMGAAIVKSMVADFYAIRSKRTGATIGYLPIPDPKIPMDMNVIMFKINPVYIKNGSLDGYIGFDKDIHYKNLSLAEKGSYYKVQQAYATKDKINREQAEYNNYFASLMNTAPDVQLSKKDWLNEIANRSMVNTYVWTADGGLASLEVSEGSSRREALGIDFNVNAKLGYKYESEATVGFMAMSGVAASLDILGGTKIQGIHTFASSDKATFALESKADGEGFLGKLSIPVNGVDIKDKNWGERNPMNGDASYLDPSSDPLTQLLIEKGLVTKIRISYSPDVHTTQYTISPTEEDGMWILEDLAGKFDVKVNESTADFTPRVEAGQYPFNFQTALCPGKVLGYRFMSYYLDPDKENFKALAKADDPNNQIIDRDWLDNPDDPNAVALKDALTRSNEPWRVLHRVTYVNRVPPEKQDTEEASIKHTVIPNQKKRPDSISIARNDLVIRLLLGYDDRLNECLPNIKHSGYPADIAIIDENIALLVDSLHLPKIKNTKLFNQLHNYMVSYIATDAEIFTLTQQAEDCSSSKNVNRNDNHADTDGGKNVGNVQPNGELTYDYINIPRTGKYLIEFRVSTDRDNIKISLQIDADGEKSTLNVPNTKSWKNYETIGLETEIEKGQHSFIISTTTGGWNLDWWRITAM; encoded by the coding sequence ATGAAAATCAGAAACGAAGAACGACAGTTTACACAAGTTAAAACATTGACACATCAAGGCTATACTTTTATATTTGCCACTGCACCCGCAGAGATTAACGGAATTACATTTGATGAGGTTTATTGGTGTACACTCAATCCAACGCTTGGAACAAAAAGTGACGAATCGGGCGATGAGACGGATCGAATATTGGATAATGATCAACTATTGGATGATTATTGGACTGCACTTACACCTCTAAATTGCGCCACGGAAACACGTGTGATCGGAATGAATCTTTTGTCCCAGGAAATACCCGGAGAAGATGATAAGCGTCGCCCCCTCACTTCAGTATCTTTGACACAAGCGAACCCTTTTGTAGTCGTATCCGATGGTGATTATGTCTATGTTTTTCGTACCACTTCGCTGGACACGGGTTATCAAGCCACATCTGGAGATAAGTTTCCAGTAGGGTTATTAGTTGACCGTTTTATTTTCCAGCGGGAGAATGTAACTCTATCGCACGCCACAGAAACCCGGTACATACGGAGTGAAAACGCGGATGTACCTGCGTCTGATAAAGACAGTTTAGGGGGTCAAACTATGGATGGTGAACTATTTATTGAACCTACTTTTCTTCTACCTCTTGATTTAGAACTAGCACCGGATGATGAGTTTTCAGTCGTACGGGTACCAGTTGATACAAACGCTGCAGTTTGGCATATTTTTGCTGCCAGCGGAAACAACATACTATCTTTTTCTATTCCCAGCACACTTCTGTTGCCGTTTGATGTTTCGTCCTTAAATGGATTTAACATCTTCTCGAATAAGAACAAATTAAGTTACCCATTAATTACACCATCCGCAAAGTACCAACCGACCTACAATGATCAACAATTGACGGTAACCAATATTTCATCGACCGTGTATTACCAGCAGGAACCGGCTCAAAACAAAGACGGCGATAATTTGAGTATGATGACCAATGCAAAAGTATTTTTAACATTATCTGGGAATAGCACAAACCTGTTGGTTGTCGACCTTGAATTAGGGATCAATGGGCGACTTGCAGGTTCCTCACCGACCGAATGGATGGATCCTAGTGCTGAACCTAATATACTCCAACTATCTGACGCACCGTTTTTTGGTACAGCACTTGAATTAAATGGAAGGAGCGATTATATTTCGTTACCCAATACGGATGCCAGGGGAAATACCTTTGAAATATGGATCAAGCCTTATGCTGATCCAAAAGAGTATCAAAGCATCATAGAATTGCAGTTTGGCGACAATAAAAGTTGCGGTTTGTGTTTAACCGATGATCTACGTTTGGGCTTGTTCTCACTAGATAATACATCGAATAACGGGATGTACAAATCCATGATGGATAGACTTCCACCCCTACCATCTCATGTCTGGGCTCATTTGACCTTTTCTTTTAATCTTACTGCAGATGATCTAAATCTACGAGGATATTTAAACGGCTACCTCGTAGGTAGCTTTGTGATTTCCGCACCCACCAATAGACCTACACAAGTCACGGTTGGTGGTAGTTTGTCTACAAAAGCTTATTACTTTAAGGGTGCAATTAGCGAGATCCGCACATGGAATTTAGAACCCTATGATCAAAATCTTTTCGCTTATAGAAGTATCGATGTCCTAAATCCGCCCGAAGGCGTGAACGTCCAACATAAAGACAAAATTGTAGCTGTCTTCCCCCTAAATGAAGGTAAGGGCAATGAACTATTCAATCAGATCACAGGAGGCTCTTCCGCAACTTGTTACGGCGGAAGCTGGGTTAGTGCCGCCTCTCCTAGCCGAATTAGTATGCCTCTAGCGTGTAAACGGGACAAAGGTCTCCTAGCGGTTCGTGGAACTGTGTTACCCGGGGTTCAAACTCAGGGTGCAGCTGACTTACTCGCCAGTGCAGATGGATTAATAAGAATGTCTTATTGCAGAAAAGATACTCATTGGGGCTCTCTTCATTACAGTACACGCACGCAACGTGCTCAGCTAATTTTATCATGGCAGTCAGATTCAGAAAAAGAGCTTGCTGCGAAGCTTAGGTTTATGGCACTGATTTCGGGCACAACATTTAATTTATGCTCCATCACTATCAGCGACGACAAGAATCATAAAGGTATGATATCCATTACCATGAGCGAAGATACAACAAGTACTAAAAAAGGATTACTCGAACAGTGGACCAACCTACCAAGAAAGGTTTCGTCGATTATAGACATCATCAATGGCCGCATACCCGATTCTATCGAACAACCGGATGCACCACGAAATTATAATTACAAAGAAAACTTGATCAGACTACTAAATGGTACACCATTCCCAGAAGAAGAATTACCTGACCGTCCGTTCCCACACGCTTCTCTTTTATTCGCCGTCTCGGCAATCTATCAATTGGATGAAGATCGCGATCAATCCCTACCGAATGAAATAACAGCGAATACATTACAATTCACTTGGCTCGCATGCTCCGATCCCCGCTGGTTGTTAGACCCTATTCCTGCAGCAGTACATCAACCTTTATTCAAATTAAGCGATGATCCAAAAGAAAAATTACAGATTGACGGAGATATAACCTTAGAGGCGTGGGCTCGTGTTCAACCGGATATAAACGGCACAATTTTATCCCAGGGAGATGGAAATTCACCCTATTTATTCGGTCTCATCAATGGCCGTTTGTATGCAAGTAAAAATAAGGGTGACCAACAGGTATGGGCGCAAAGTGTGGATGCAGTAGTAACGAAGTCAACTGGATCGTGGACTCATTTAGCCGCTTCTTATCATGCAAGTTGGGGACTACACCTACATGATGAAAGCTACATAAAATGCGGGAAGTTGCAAATCGAACCCAGAGAAGCGATAACGGTTGAAGCGTGGGTATGTCCTGATGAAGAAAGCATAAATTCAGGTGTTACCATTCCGATCCTGTCGCAATGGTCAGAAGAAGATGAAAACAGAAAATTCAAATTGGCTATTGACCCAAAAGGCATCCCCACTTTCCAAGCTTATGACGGGAAAAGGAAACACTACACTTCGACGTCAGACATCTTGCCATTAAATCCCGGGCAGTGGACTCATATTAGCGGTGTTTATCGGGCTGATGGGACGCGAAATATCTTATACTTTCCAAGTAACAAAAACTCGTATGCTGCAGTACTCGAGAACGATGGCATATCAAGGACAATGACCATTGAAATGTGGATCCGTCCAGAGCTAAAAACCACGGACCGATCAACACTTATCTCTTGCGTTAGAAATGAGAAAGACAAATCTAATTCTTTTTTAGAAGTGGCGATAGGAACAGACGGGAAACTCAAATTATACTATTATTCAAAAAATAAAAAATTAGAAGAAATTTCCACTGGCCTGACTATTATCAATAAAAACGATGAAAACGCTTTAGTTGATCATCACGTAGCAATCGTATTTGATTGGAAAGCAAAAATCATAACCATCTATTTAGACGGCATTCCACATGTACTACCCGCACTTTCCATAGATCCGAACTTCGATACCACGAAAGACGCCCCTCTCTTTGGATGGCTGATAGGCAGTGCGGCCAAGAATATAGCTGACGATGAAGTCACGGAAACACAAAAGCATTATGTCGGAGGCATGTGGGACGTCCGAATGTGGACCACCTGCCGTAGCGAGCAGCAAATCATTGATCATATGAACTTCCCTGTTTCCACAGTCGAATCAGGTCTACTCGGGTATTGGAAAATGAACAATACCCCTGTCAACACAAGTACAAGTTCCGACAACGATGATTCTGATAGCACCACACAGCAAATGAACTTTAAAGTTCAACCACGCATTACCAATGCCGTTAACTCGGTTAGTGCAGAGGTTGCAGGCAGTGCATATTATACCGCAGTCAAAGTTAAACCTAAAGTGGAATTATATGTAAATGGTCAACTTACAGTATCGAACACCTTTAGCGAATATAAAAAACCTGAAAAACTATTGACCAGTGAAGCCGCGCTACTGATCGGTAAAAAGGATACGAACGACTCCCCCATTCTTTCCGCGATTGTAGACGATATTCGAATTTGGAATACTGCCAGATTACCAGCTCAAATTGACTACTATCAGAAATCTCCGGTTAACAGTCCGACTGAGCGTGCAGATCTCGCCGCATACTGGAATTTTGATCAGGGAGAAGGTCTCCAGGTTCCAGATGAAACAGGCGGCAATCCCGGTAAAATTGTCGGGATACGCAACATTAATGACTCCGATATGGATGTCCCTTATTGGGTGCCTACTCCCATTACCTCCTATTGGACATTATATGTAAACGGCCAAAAAGCTCCAATGGACACCATGGCACCGAAGATGGAAATCTCCTCGCAAGAAGCCTGGTTAGGTTCTTCAGATGGCATTAACGCATTTAATGGTTATCTCAATGAAGTTCGATTATGGGATATCCAAAGAGATCATCGTGCCATCCAACTAAGCCTCAATCAACGCTTAATGAATGATGAAAATGGCCTTATCGCTTACTGGCCGTGCAATGACAATCAGGGTTCAGGAATAAATCTTGATATTGCCCTATCGGATCGAACCAACAACCCATGCGATGCACATTATGTAGAAAACAATCCTTCTCAACAGATTTGGCCTTCAACCAATGATAACAACTCGAATCTGCCATATCCCGTTCCCGTCTCAGACGATGCACAATATGCCATAAACTTCAGCAATGGAATTCAAACCCCCGCAACCGATGAAGTTATCCTGAGCTCGCCACCGGCGGTTGTTGAATTAGACGCAGCATCAGGAACGGTTCGTGTCGGTATTTGCTCAGATCCATTTTCTATACTTTTAAATACCACAAAGGAACCAGATGCGACTGAGTTGGTATATCTAGGTCAAATCCAAACCGGTGCCCGCATTGTCGGCTATATTGAAGGAGCGCCACCCTTGCCTAGTGAAAACATGGGGATAGAGCAGTCAAGTAATCCCGACAAATACTTAGGCGCATCTAGTGTCACCCTTGCGCAAGGAGACGAGGTGACATATAGCGGAATCAGCAAGTTTTCATGGGGAAGAGCCATGGATCTTGATTTTACAATCGGCGCCGGAGCAAAGGTGAAGGCGAAGGTTGAAAGCCCTGTTTCGGAAAGTGATACAGTCGAGGGACACGGGAAACATCTTGTTCATTTAAAAGCCGACGGCGATTACAATATCCGGGCTGTTAACACTGCTCAAGTTTTTGAGAACACAAATACCAAAAGCACACTTGTCATGGCGGGGGCATTTGAACAAAACCTATATAATATTGGAAATTTCACTAAAGATCAGCGCCAAGTGCAATCAAGAAGGATATATCGCCCTAATAATATGGGAGCTGCCATCGTCAAATCGATGGTCGCCGATTTTTATGCAATACGATCCAAACGTACTGGAGCCACCATCGGCTACCTCCCTATACCCGATCCAAAAATCCCGATGGATATGAATGTAATTATGTTTAAGATCAATCCTGTCTATATAAAAAACGGTTCACTCGATGGGTATATCGGTTTCGATAAGGATATCCACTACAAAAATTTGAGTCTGGCAGAAAAAGGCAGTTATTACAAAGTACAACAAGCTTATGCCACCAAAGACAAGATTAATAGAGAACAAGCTGAATACAATAATTACTTTGCAAGCTTAATGAACACTGCCCCTGACGTCCAGTTGTCAAAAAAAGACTGGCTCAACGAAATTGCCAACCGGAGCATGGTCAATACTTATGTTTGGACCGCAGACGGCGGTCTCGCGTCCTTAGAGGTCTCGGAAGGCTCGTCACGACGGGAAGCTCTAGGAATCGATTTTAATGTAAATGCGAAGTTGGGATATAAATATGAATCAGAAGCAACAGTCGGGTTTATGGCAATGAGCGGTGTAGCTGCTAGCCTTGATATACTTGGTGGGACGAAAATTCAGGGAATCCATACCTTCGCTTCTAGTGATAAGGCAACATTTGCTCTTGAATCCAAAGCCGATGGTGAGGGATTTCTTGGTAAATTATCTATTCCCGTGAATGGCGTTGACATTAAGGATAAAAACTGGGGTGAGAGAAATCCAATGAATGGAGATGCTAGCTATTTAGACCCTTCCTCAGACCCTCTAACACAATTACTAATAGAAAAAGGCTTGGTGACCAAAATACGGATTAGCTATTCACCGGATGTACATACAACACAATATACCATTAGCCCTACGGAGGAAGATGGAATGTGGATCCTAGAAGATCTAGCTGGCAAATTCGATGTAAAAGTGAATGAATCCACTGCAGATTTTACCCCTCGTGTGGAGGCTGGACAATACCCGTTTAACTTCCAAACGGCTCTTTGCCCTGGCAAAGTCTTAGGCTACCGTTTTATGAGTTACTATCTGGATCCCGATAAAGAAAATTTTAAGGCATTGGCAAAAGCAGATGATCCGAACAATCAGATAATTGACCGAGATTGGCTAGATAATCCGGATGACCCAAATGCTGTTGCATTAAAAGATGCCTTAACCCGGTCTAACGAACCCTGGCGCGTACTTCACCGTGTCACCTACGTAAACCGGGTTCCGCCAGAAAAACAAGATACGGAGGAAGCAAGCATCAAGCATACGGTCATCCCTAATCAAAAGAAGCGGCCTGATTCCATAAGCATAGCGAGAAATGACCTCGTAATCAGACTGCTCTTAGGTTACGATGATCGTCTTAATGAATGTCTCCCGAACATCAAACACAGTGGATATCCTGCGGATATAGCTATTATTGACGAGAATATAGCATTGTTAGTAGACTCATTACATCTGCCGAAGATTAAAAACACAAAATTGTTTAATCAACTGCATAACTACATGGTCAGCTATATCGCAACCGATGCAGAAATTTTCACTTTAACCCAACAAGCAGAAGACTGCAGTTCATCCAAAAATGTAAACCGCAACGACAATCATGCCGACACCGATGGAGGAAAAAATGTTGGTAATGTACAGCCAAATGGTGAATTGACCTATGATTATATCAACATTCCCAGAACAGGAAAGTACTTGATCGAGTTTAGAGTTTCCACAGATCGGGATAATATCAAAATTTCGCTACAAATTGACGCGGATGGTGAAAAATCTACATTAAACGTGCCGAACACCAAAAGTTGGAAAAATTATGAAACTATAGGACTTGAAACTGAAATCGAAAAAGGTCAGCATAGCTTTATTATTAGTACAACAACCGGTGGATGGAATCTTGACTGGTGGAGAATAACCGCAATGTAA
- a CDS encoding helix-turn-helix domain-containing protein, which translates to MDTFFDERKTKPHIGYNLRRIREIIGMKQDVLGMSIKNPIKQQTVSKWENAETIPDDLLEEFADALGVTPEFIKNFNEEKAIYNIQNNRDHSTNHQNYQPNITYEPVEKVVEVFEKFIANDKERSDLIVNLNKAVISLAEEVKKLKAEK; encoded by the coding sequence ATGGATACTTTTTTTGATGAGAGAAAAACCAAACCGCATATAGGTTATAACCTACGTCGGATTCGTGAAATCATTGGCATGAAGCAAGACGTGTTAGGCATGAGCATCAAGAACCCAATTAAACAGCAGACTGTTTCTAAATGGGAAAATGCAGAAACTATTCCAGATGACCTATTAGAAGAATTTGCGGACGCATTGGGTGTAACGCCAGAGTTTATTAAAAACTTTAACGAGGAAAAAGCAATCTATAATATTCAGAATAATAGAGATCACTCGACAAATCATCAGAATTACCAACCGAATATTACTTATGAGCCTGTTGAGAAAGTTGTCGAGGTTTTCGAAAAGTTTATTGCAAATGACAAAGAAAGAAGCGACTTGATAGTTAATCTAAATAAAGCTGTGATTAGTCTGGCAGAAGAGGTAAAAAAGCTTAAAGCTGAGAAGTAA
- a CDS encoding acyloxyacyl hydrolase, which translates to MKRISAFLLILLCANFVYAQEQRNSLEFSPEISLATFSDGGDKLSGTVLGGELIYHISTEGSNRPWITGLNISSIDIILNYKNNNKLSINNEPPGKFGDSFALMSAVSVPIVKGQNTGLYFSPRIGLAYAGQTWFTNENQFIAGHLNFALGASLKMNSRISDNLALSAGIDVFHYSNAALRVPNKGINSINADLGLIHYLNPRKTSLEKTDHAPYFESGYKTHSFDLGINIGRRGVYKSKDGLTKTGLYAGYNYRFNQVFGLSFGVDAVYYHSIYDANRHAETYQFYATSFKRWRAGIGLGPDLWMGRLGFSFKYGYYLYYDSLLPVNTYWTANIKYQLTNWAAIQAKTYFHQAQADFVGFGVVLTR; encoded by the coding sequence ATGAAGCGTATTTCTGCTTTTTTGTTGATTCTGCTGTGCGCAAACTTTGTTTACGCTCAGGAACAAAGAAACAGTCTGGAGTTTAGCCCTGAGATCAGCTTAGCTACTTTTTCAGATGGTGGGGATAAACTGTCGGGAACGGTTTTAGGAGGTGAATTGATCTATCATATCAGTACTGAAGGCAGCAACCGTCCTTGGATCACCGGTTTGAATATCAGCAGCATTGACATTATTCTGAATTACAAAAACAACAACAAGCTGTCCATAAATAACGAGCCACCCGGAAAGTTTGGGGACTCCTTTGCATTGATGAGCGCGGTGAGCGTTCCTATTGTGAAAGGCCAAAATACCGGCCTCTATTTCTCTCCGCGGATCGGGCTAGCCTATGCCGGTCAAACCTGGTTCACCAACGAAAACCAATTTATTGCTGGTCACTTAAATTTCGCGCTGGGAGCGTCTTTAAAAATGAACAGCCGTATCTCTGATAATCTGGCACTATCGGCAGGTATCGACGTCTTCCATTATTCCAATGCAGCCTTACGGGTACCCAATAAAGGGATCAATAGTATCAATGCAGATTTGGGGTTAATCCATTATTTAAACCCTCGAAAAACGTCTCTTGAGAAGACAGATCATGCGCCTTACTTCGAATCAGGGTATAAGACCCATAGTTTTGACCTAGGTATTAATATCGGTCGGCGTGGTGTTTATAAAAGCAAGGACGGCTTAACAAAAACCGGGCTGTACGCTGGTTACAACTATCGCTTCAATCAGGTCTTTGGCTTAAGTTTTGGTGTAGACGCAGTTTACTACCATTCTATTTATGATGCAAACCGACACGCGGAAACCTATCAATTTTACGCGACGTCTTTCAAACGGTGGAGAGCAGGAATCGGCTTAGGCCCCGATCTATGGATGGGCCGACTGGGCTTTTCATTCAAATATGGGTATTACCTTTATTACGACAGCCTATTACCTGTCAATACCTACTGGACAGCGAATATAAAATATCAGTTAACTAACTGGGCAGCTATTCAAGCTAAAACTTACTTTCATCAAGCTCAGGCTGATTTTGTGGGGTTTGGGGTGGTGTTGACACGTTAG
- a CDS encoding transposase, whose protein sequence is MKRKRFKPEEISKVLKEFEGGKSVQELTREYGISPASFYKWLQRYGGMEGSELKRMKQLEEENLKLKRMYTELALDLEVAKEVIAKKL, encoded by the coding sequence ATGAAAAGAAAACGATTCAAACCAGAGGAGATCAGCAAGGTCCTAAAAGAATTTGAAGGGGGCAAAAGCGTTCAGGAGCTGACGCGCGAATACGGCATCAGTCCGGCCTCTTTCTATAAATGGCTGCAACGTTACGGCGGGATGGAGGGCAGCGAGCTGAAACGGATGAAGCAACTGGAGGAGGAGAACCTCAAGCTGAAACGTATGTATACGGAGCTGGCCCTTGATCTGGAAGTAGCCAAGGAGGTTATCGCAAAAAAGCTCTAA